Proteins from a single region of Chitinibacter bivalviorum:
- the rnr gene encoding ribonuclease R yields MEKNLEKNPAPKKKPTRKITGLRAQDPYLEREKGRYDFPLPSREFILQILAERGAPIMAEELAQLLNIRDDELVAFERRMQAMGREGQLLLNRKGALCLPEKLDLIPGKVQGHPDGFGFLIRDDGGDDLFLGPKEMDKVLHGDRVLARLIGVDRRGRPEGSIAEVLEHVNTRLVGRMHNERGVFFVTAEDKRISRDILLEAKNTGGAKAGQVVIVELLVQPSRYSQPVGRVIELLGNYDDPGMEIEIALRKHNLPHVFSPEAQAQADATPQKVKKKDWKPVQGVERVDLRDLPLVTIDGETARDFDDAVFAEKKGKGWRLVVAIADVSHYVTPNDALDLTAIERGNSVYFPRRVIPMLPEALSNGVCSLNPDVERLCMVCDMRVTQTGEIKKYQFYPAVMLSKARLTYTRVWDMLQNPKGSDAQANTHLLPHLNTLYSLFQTFVKARHERGAIDFETQETEMRFDEFGKITQIVPVVRNDAHKLIEECMLAANVCAADYLIKNEHVGLYRVHEGPTPEKLKNLREYLRTMGLSLGGAEDPAAKDYAQLLDSIKERPDAPLLQTMLLRSLSQAVYSPDNEGHFGLSYEAYAHFTSPIRRYPDLLVHRSIKAILAGKTYKPATKWEQLGVQCSMTERRADEASRDVQNWLKCYYMQDKIGEEFMGSVSAVTGFGMFVLLDNLYVEGLVHVSELGTDYFHYDEKRKELKGERSGKVYRITERVKVRVVRVDLETSKIDFALVDDLGRLVGGKGAAPSQSAGKFPAKASVKEAGRGRSTHGGAKPVVKSVAKGSSSKTAQQKAGSALVDSPEVLRKKPGTATQRRRAQATQADGAPTTGTGTRRRRRR; encoded by the coding sequence ATGGAAAAAAATCTGGAAAAGAATCCTGCCCCAAAGAAAAAACCTACTCGCAAAATCACTGGCTTGCGTGCCCAAGACCCTTATCTCGAGCGCGAAAAAGGCCGCTACGATTTCCCTTTGCCGTCGCGCGAATTTATTTTGCAAATCCTCGCTGAGCGCGGTGCGCCGATCATGGCCGAAGAATTGGCTCAATTATTGAATATCCGTGACGATGAATTAGTGGCCTTCGAGCGCCGCATGCAGGCCATGGGCCGCGAAGGGCAATTGCTGCTCAATCGCAAAGGCGCTTTGTGTTTACCTGAAAAGCTCGACCTGATTCCCGGTAAAGTACAAGGTCACCCCGATGGCTTTGGCTTTTTGATCCGCGACGATGGTGGCGATGATTTATTCCTTGGCCCCAAGGAAATGGACAAGGTGCTGCACGGCGATCGTGTGCTGGCGCGTCTGATTGGCGTTGATCGCCGTGGTCGCCCCGAAGGCTCAATCGCCGAAGTGCTTGAGCATGTGAATACGCGCCTAGTTGGTCGTATGCATAATGAGCGCGGCGTCTTTTTTGTGACCGCGGAAGACAAGCGCATTAGTCGTGATATTTTGCTCGAAGCGAAAAACACCGGTGGTGCCAAAGCAGGGCAGGTCGTGATTGTTGAGCTGTTGGTACAGCCTTCGCGCTATTCGCAGCCGGTGGGTCGTGTGATTGAATTGCTCGGTAATTACGATGATCCGGGCATGGAAATCGAAATTGCGTTGCGTAAGCACAATCTGCCGCATGTGTTCTCGCCTGAGGCGCAAGCACAGGCTGATGCGACGCCACAAAAAGTGAAAAAGAAAGACTGGAAGCCAGTGCAAGGTGTAGAGCGTGTTGATTTACGTGATTTACCGCTGGTGACGATCGACGGCGAAACCGCGCGCGATTTTGACGATGCCGTCTTTGCCGAGAAGAAAGGCAAGGGCTGGCGTCTGGTCGTCGCGATTGCCGATGTCAGTCATTATGTCACGCCAAATGATGCGCTTGATCTAACCGCGATCGAGCGGGGTAACTCAGTGTATTTCCCGCGCCGCGTGATTCCGATGTTGCCCGAGGCGCTGTCGAATGGTGTTTGCTCGCTGAACCCCGACGTTGAACGTCTGTGTATGGTGTGCGATATGCGCGTGACGCAAACGGGTGAAATCAAAAAATACCAATTTTATCCTGCGGTGATGTTATCCAAAGCACGTCTCACCTATACCCGGGTGTGGGATATGCTGCAAAACCCGAAAGGATCAGATGCTCAGGCCAATACCCATCTATTGCCGCATTTGAATACCTTGTATTCTCTGTTCCAGACGTTTGTGAAAGCCCGCCACGAACGTGGCGCGATTGATTTTGAAACGCAGGAAACTGAAATGCGTTTTGATGAGTTTGGCAAAATCACGCAAATCGTTCCGGTGGTGCGTAATGACGCGCATAAATTAATCGAAGAATGCATGTTGGCCGCCAATGTGTGCGCGGCGGATTATTTGATTAAAAACGAGCATGTGGGCTTGTATCGTGTGCACGAAGGTCCTACGCCAGAAAAGCTAAAAAACCTACGTGAATATCTGCGCACCATGGGCTTGAGCCTTGGCGGGGCGGAAGACCCTGCGGCGAAAGACTATGCGCAATTACTCGATAGCATCAAAGAGCGCCCCGATGCGCCGTTGCTGCAAACCATGTTGTTGCGCAGCTTGTCACAGGCGGTGTATTCGCCCGATAACGAGGGGCACTTTGGCTTGAGTTATGAGGCGTATGCGCACTTTACGTCGCCGATTCGTCGTTACCCCGATTTGCTGGTGCATCGCTCGATCAAGGCGATTTTGGCTGGTAAAACCTACAAGCCAGCGACCAAGTGGGAGCAATTGGGCGTGCAGTGCTCGATGACCGAGCGCCGCGCCGATGAAGCCAGTCGTGACGTACAAAACTGGCTCAAGTGCTACTACATGCAAGACAAAATCGGCGAAGAGTTTATGGGCTCGGTGTCGGCCGTGACAGGCTTTGGCATGTTTGTGCTACTCGATAATTTGTATGTGGAAGGTTTGGTGCACGTTTCCGAGCTGGGCACGGATTACTTCCATTACGATGAAAAGCGCAAAGAACTCAAGGGTGAGCGCAGTGGTAAGGTCTATCGCATTACCGAGCGCGTGAAAGTGCGTGTGGTCCGCGTCGATCTGGAAACCAGCAAAATCGATTTTGCTTTAGTGGACGATCTGGGTCGTTTGGTCGGCGGCAAAGGCGCTGCGCCAAGTCAATCGGCAGGAAAATTCCCTGCGAAAGCATCAGTAAAAGAAGCTGGGCGTGGTCGTTCTACACATGGCGGAGCAAAGCCAGTTGTGAAAAGTGTAGCGAAAGGTAGTTCCAGTAAAACTGCTCAGCAAAAAGCTGGCTCTGCCTTGGTGGATTCGCCCGAGGTGTTACGCAAAAAGCCGGGAACCGCTACGCAACGACGCCGCGCTCAAGCTACGCAAGCCGATGGTGCGCCCACAACCGGCACAGGCACACGTCGTCGCCGTCGTCGTTAA
- a CDS encoding response regulator produces MSEELSQAHVLVADDAPTVRQSIRMTLAQSGINRADTASSIGETRRRLRNSEFDVVLCDYHFGEGMNGQELLEELRHSGELPLYTIWIMITAEASYEKVVAVAEIGPDDYLIKPFTSKQLTQRLSLAWARKRFLKPIYDKINAGDTLGAIAEAKSLVPKAAGFSNDLMRLLSSLLLEAGKLDEAAKLYEEILNQRVVPWAKLGLARTLCRQGKKTQAESSLQAAIVEHAQYVDAYEELASMYMAEGRLNEAMAVFEKCLAMTPNNVGRLQKAGNLANMLGDSSKAKQFLERAVTCGGNSSLLSGETVLQLALAARRENNSSDADKYLRMVREIAKREDCTRNRIIDLLASAVYEGKPQLLEQIETYMADPEFVLEIAVSFIMTADIVCPATIEGEQASGNAAPYKWLLHIAQRFITTKHISGMLESSANMRPVWQSFIQQAGSDITELNNEGVQLMLKSQFLPAIEMLLPIAQSTCNQRLMLSSTHAIIKYLKSGAEVEKKEREALLNQAYQFIARLEGMIDAGTYHSLHHEIQSMISPTKGM; encoded by the coding sequence ATGTCTGAAGAACTCTCCCAAGCCCATGTGCTTGTTGCCGATGATGCACCTACGGTACGCCAGTCTATTCGTATGACTTTGGCGCAATCGGGCATTAATCGCGCAGATACGGCCAGCAGCATAGGTGAGACGCGGCGACGCTTACGTAATAGTGAGTTTGACGTCGTGCTCTGCGACTACCATTTTGGCGAAGGCATGAATGGGCAAGAGCTACTAGAAGAATTACGCCACAGTGGTGAGCTGCCGCTTTACACCATCTGGATCATGATTACCGCCGAAGCTTCGTATGAAAAAGTTGTGGCCGTCGCGGAGATCGGGCCAGATGATTACCTGATCAAACCTTTTACCAGCAAACAGCTCACGCAGCGCCTTTCTCTGGCTTGGGCGCGGAAACGGTTTTTAAAACCCATTTATGACAAAATCAACGCTGGCGATACATTAGGTGCCATCGCCGAAGCCAAATCGCTCGTCCCCAAAGCGGCAGGCTTTAGCAATGATTTGATGCGTTTGCTCTCCTCGCTACTTCTAGAAGCTGGCAAACTAGACGAAGCGGCCAAACTTTACGAAGAAATTCTCAATCAGCGAGTTGTGCCTTGGGCCAAACTGGGTTTGGCGCGTACGCTTTGCCGTCAGGGCAAAAAAACGCAGGCGGAAAGCTCTTTACAGGCTGCAATTGTTGAGCACGCCCAATACGTCGATGCTTACGAAGAGCTCGCCTCGATGTATATGGCCGAAGGCCGGCTGAACGAAGCCATGGCCGTATTTGAGAAATGCCTCGCCATGACGCCAAATAATGTTGGGCGACTACAAAAAGCGGGCAATCTGGCCAATATGCTGGGCGACTCTAGCAAAGCCAAACAATTTTTAGAGCGCGCAGTGACTTGTGGTGGTAATTCATCATTGCTGAGCGGCGAAACGGTCTTGCAGCTCGCTCTTGCTGCCCGGCGCGAAAACAATAGCTCGGATGCCGATAAATACCTGCGCATGGTGCGTGAAATTGCCAAACGAGAAGACTGCACCCGTAATCGCATTATTGATTTGCTGGCTAGTGCCGTCTATGAAGGCAAACCACAGCTACTTGAACAAATCGAAACCTACATGGCCGACCCCGAATTTGTGCTTGAAATTGCGGTCAGCTTTATCATGACGGCCGATATTGTTTGCCCAGCAACAATCGAGGGTGAGCAAGCCAGCGGCAACGCCGCCCCCTACAAATGGTTACTTCATATCGCACAGCGATTCATCACCACCAAACATATTTCGGGCATGTTAGAGAGCTCAGCCAATATGCGCCCCGTCTGGCAAAGCTTTATCCAACAGGCAGGCTCTGACATTACCGAGTTAAATAACGAAGGCGTGCAGCTCATGCTTAAATCGCAATTTCTGCCCGCCATTGAAATGCTGCTACCCATAGCTCAAAGCACCTGCAATCAACGTCTCATGCTCTCTAGCACTCACGCCATTATCAAATACCTAAAAAGCGGGGCCGAGGTAGAAAAGAAAGAGCGCGAAGCACTGCTCAATCAAGCTTATCAATTTATTGCCCGCTTAGAAGGCATGATTGATGCAGGCACATATCACAGTCTGCACCATGAAATTCAGAGCATGATTAGCCCAACCAAAGGTATGTAA
- the ybaK gene encoding Cys-tRNA(Pro) deacylase: protein MSEKAPVTQAIRVLRQHKIDFTEHLYAYEEKGGTAVSARELGVDEHCVIKTLVMEDEKKQPLVVLMHGDCEVSTKNLARFIGCKTITPCAPEVANKHSGYMVGGTSPLGTKKTMPVYLQQSILPLEKIYLNGGKRGFLVGMTPAQLQQALKVILVDVANE, encoded by the coding sequence ATGAGTGAAAAAGCGCCAGTAACGCAAGCGATCCGAGTTTTGCGCCAGCATAAAATCGATTTCACCGAGCATCTGTACGCCTACGAAGAAAAAGGCGGCACCGCCGTTTCTGCGCGCGAGTTGGGTGTGGATGAGCATTGCGTCATCAAAACATTGGTGATGGAAGATGAGAAAAAGCAGCCACTAGTCGTTTTGATGCATGGTGATTGTGAAGTCTCCACCAAAAATTTAGCGCGCTTTATCGGCTGTAAAACCATCACGCCGTGCGCACCAGAGGTGGCCAATAAACACAGTGGCTATATGGTGGGTGGCACTTCGCCGCTGGGCACCAAAAAAACCATGCCCGTGTATTTGCAGCAAAGCATACTGCCGCTAGAAAAAATCTACCTCAATGGCGGCAAGCGCGGGTTTTTGGTCGGGATGACACCAGCCCAATTGCAGCAAGCGCTGAAGGTGATTTTGGTTGATGTGGCTAATGAATAA
- a CDS encoding protein adenylyltransferase SelO has protein sequence MAYTLAQLPITPRFTRLHSRFWTPTPSTPMPAPHIVALNTALAEQLGIDVENDDELAHYLVGNRLPQDSAPSASVYSGHQFGVNVPQLGDGRALLIAEFTDPNGTHWEMQLKGAGPTPYSRRGDGRAVLRSSIREYLASEALHHLGIPSNRALAIGGSPQTVWRETRETAAVVTRLAPTFVRFGHFEYYFYQGEPERITELADWVITHHYPACQQQTNPYLALLNAVIERTATLIAQWQAVGFCHGVMNTDNMSILGLTIDYGPFGFLDGFDAGHICNHSDDAGRYAYNQQPQIGLWNLHCLAQALLPLVAKDDLLAALGQYQSQFETAFAEQLRGKLGFTRWQEDDWTLVTDLFELMQAAHTDWTIFWRTLSHWVARQNTDELRDLLLDRPAFDQWLARYSERICDDGLSPQQRSQSMLACNPKYILRNHLAQIAIDQAEKGDFSEVDRLFACLCRPFDEQSEYDHYAKLPPSWVKELSVSCSS, from the coding sequence ATGGCCTACACCTTGGCGCAATTGCCGATCACACCGCGATTTACTCGTCTTCATTCGCGCTTTTGGACGCCAACGCCCTCGACCCCAATGCCTGCGCCGCATATTGTCGCGCTCAATACCGCCTTGGCCGAGCAACTGGGCATTGATGTCGAAAATGACGACGAGCTCGCCCATTATCTGGTCGGCAATCGTTTGCCGCAAGACAGTGCGCCATCGGCCAGCGTGTATTCAGGGCATCAATTTGGTGTGAATGTCCCGCAACTCGGCGATGGCCGCGCATTATTGATCGCCGAATTTACCGACCCGAATGGCACACATTGGGAAATGCAACTAAAAGGTGCAGGCCCGACACCCTACTCGCGTCGCGGCGATGGTCGGGCAGTATTGCGCTCCAGCATCAGAGAATACCTTGCTTCTGAGGCATTACACCACCTGGGTATCCCTAGTAATCGCGCATTAGCGATCGGTGGTTCGCCACAGACCGTCTGGCGCGAAACCCGCGAAACTGCGGCGGTGGTGACACGGCTGGCACCAACCTTTGTCCGCTTTGGTCATTTTGAATACTACTTTTACCAAGGCGAACCCGAACGTATTACTGAGCTGGCCGACTGGGTCATCACCCACCATTATCCCGCCTGTCAGCAGCAAACCAATCCCTATCTCGCCCTACTGAATGCCGTCATTGAGCGAACTGCAACACTGATCGCCCAGTGGCAGGCGGTTGGTTTTTGTCATGGCGTCATGAATACCGACAATATGTCAATTTTGGGGCTAACGATTGATTATGGGCCGTTTGGCTTTTTGGATGGTTTTGATGCGGGCCATATCTGCAATCACTCGGACGATGCAGGGCGCTATGCCTACAATCAACAACCGCAAATCGGGCTATGGAATCTGCATTGCCTGGCGCAAGCCTTGTTGCCTTTGGTGGCTAAAGACGATCTATTGGCGGCGCTGGGTCAGTACCAAAGCCAATTTGAAACCGCATTTGCCGAACAATTACGCGGCAAGCTCGGCTTTACTCGCTGGCAGGAAGACGACTGGACGCTGGTGACTGATTTATTCGAGCTGATGCAAGCGGCACATACCGACTGGACAATCTTCTGGCGCACCCTATCACACTGGGTTGCGCGACAAAACACCGACGAATTACGCGACTTACTGCTCGATCGCCCCGCATTTGATCAATGGCTCGCGCGCTATAGTGAGCGGATTTGCGACGATGGTCTCAGCCCGCAGCAGCGCAGCCAATCCATGTTAGCGTGCAATCCCAAATATATATTGCGCAACCATCTAGCTCAAATCGCCATCGATCAGGCCGAAAAAGGCGATTTTAGTGAAGTCGATCGCTTGTTTGCTTGCCTTTGCCGCCCATTTGATGAGCAAAGCGAATACGATCATTACGCCAAACTGCCGCCAAGCTGGGTCAAAGAATTATCCGTTAGTTGCTCATCTTGA
- a CDS encoding inorganic phosphate transporter → MLDLFSDMELTAALMLGLALFFVLAYEFINGFHDTANAVATVIYTKAMPAHLAVIGSGIFNFLGVMLGGLGVAYAIVHLLPVDLLLNVGVGHGLYMVYALLAAAIIWNLGTWYLGIPASSSHTLIGSIMGVGIANALMNNQYWLSGINTKKAIDILLSLLISPTVGLVMAGLMLLALKKWRPDSRMHMTPEERKNTDGKKHPPFWTRTTLIASAMGMSFAHGSNDGQKGIGLLMLVLIGLAPAKFALDIESTSYQIERTVDAAKHMGEFYESNRDRLNGSLDLSYNSDHPLPVLFKCESASTLPAISTLVEKLNSVKSYESLSGEDRRVVRRILLCLDDTAKKASKLDILSKKEKADLDRLRKDLSATTEYAPQWVIVAVALALGLGTMVGWKRIVLTVGEKIGNKGMTYSQGNAAQLTAAAAIGVASWTGMPVSTTHILSSAVAGTMIANKSGLQGGTVKSIVIAWVLTLPATMLLSGGLFWAASVLFA, encoded by the coding sequence ATGCTTGATCTTTTTTCCGACATGGAATTAACCGCCGCGCTGATGCTCGGGCTGGCCTTATTCTTTGTTCTTGCGTACGAATTTATTAACGGTTTCCACGATACCGCCAATGCAGTTGCGACGGTCATCTACACCAAAGCCATGCCAGCCCATTTGGCGGTGATTGGCTCTGGTATTTTCAATTTCTTAGGCGTGATGCTGGGCGGTTTGGGTGTGGCCTACGCCATTGTGCATTTACTGCCAGTTGATTTGTTGCTCAATGTGGGTGTTGGTCATGGCCTGTATATGGTGTATGCCCTACTCGCCGCGGCCATTATCTGGAATCTGGGTACTTGGTACTTGGGTATTCCAGCATCTAGCTCACACACGCTGATTGGCTCAATCATGGGCGTGGGTATTGCCAATGCGCTGATGAATAATCAGTACTGGCTCTCTGGCATCAATACCAAAAAAGCGATCGATATTCTGCTTTCGTTGTTGATTTCTCCGACAGTTGGTCTGGTGATGGCGGGTCTAATGCTCCTGGCGCTGAAAAAATGGCGCCCCGACTCGCGTATGCACATGACGCCGGAAGAGCGCAAAAACACGGATGGCAAAAAACATCCACCGTTCTGGACGCGCACCACGCTGATCGCCTCGGCGATGGGGATGAGTTTTGCCCACGGCTCTAACGATGGCCAAAAAGGTATTGGCTTATTGATGCTGGTCTTGATTGGCTTGGCACCGGCTAAATTTGCGCTGGATATCGAAAGCACCTCGTACCAAATCGAGCGCACCGTCGATGCTGCCAAACACATGGGCGAGTTTTACGAAAGCAATCGTGACCGCCTCAATGGCTCGCTCGATCTCAGCTACAACAGCGATCACCCGCTGCCGGTGTTATTCAAATGTGAATCGGCCAGCACCTTGCCTGCGATTTCAACGCTGGTGGAAAAACTCAACAGCGTCAAAAGCTATGAATCACTGAGTGGCGAAGATCGTCGCGTAGTACGCCGCATCCTCTTGTGTCTAGATGACACCGCGAAAAAAGCGAGCAAGCTCGATATTCTGTCGAAGAAAGAAAAAGCCGATCTCGATCGCCTGCGTAAAGACCTGAGCGCCACCACTGAATACGCCCCACAATGGGTCATCGTGGCGGTAGCACTGGCCTTGGGCTTGGGCACGATGGTGGGTTGGAAGCGCATCGTACTGACTGTGGGCGAAAAAATCGGCAATAAAGGCATGACTTATTCGCAAGGTAACGCCGCCCAATTAACCGCAGCCGCTGCCATTGGCGTGGCAAGCTGGACGGGGATGCCGGTGTCCACCACGCATATTCTGTCATCAGCCGTTGCCGGTACGATGATCGCCAATAAGAGCGGGCTGCAAGGCGGCACGGTCAAATCGATCGTGATTGCTTGGGTACTCACCCTGCCAGCCACGATGCTATTGTCGGGCGGATTATTCTGGGCTGCCAGTGTGCTGTTTGCTTAA
- a CDS encoding metal-dependent hydrolase, producing MMARTHIAFASLMMVACSVGILQRMPQLHEVAIAGAAGLLPDLDHPKSTFGRIVPYISTPLAAIFGHRGFTHSILMVVAMVYLLLTYHHNHNWPVLPLVVGYLSHIIGDMLTPSGVPLLWPVRQKFSLNLFKADGPMEQLIYRLCWVGIGYFLWVAFERPGEIWLQPLQAHLETQLWQLFAHSKVFVVQWVERLAAT from the coding sequence ATGATGGCCCGCACCCACATTGCATTTGCTTCCCTGATGATGGTGGCGTGCAGTGTCGGCATTTTGCAGCGCATGCCGCAATTACACGAAGTCGCCATTGCTGGCGCAGCGGGCTTACTGCCCGATCTGGATCACCCGAAATCCACTTTTGGGCGCATCGTGCCGTACATCTCGACCCCGCTGGCCGCGATTTTTGGCCATCGCGGCTTTACGCATTCGATCCTGATGGTGGTGGCGATGGTGTATCTCTTGCTGACCTACCATCACAATCACAATTGGCCAGTTTTACCGCTGGTGGTTGGCTATCTCTCGCACATTATCGGCGATATGCTCACGCCCTCGGGTGTGCCACTACTATGGCCAGTACGGCAGAAATTTTCGCTTAATTTATTTAAAGCCGATGGCCCGATGGAGCAATTGATTTATCGGCTCTGCTGGGTCGGTATTGGCTATTTTCTGTGGGTCGCTTTCGAGCGCCCTGGCGAAATCTGGTTGCAGCCGCTGCAAGCCCACCTCGAAACCCAGCTCTGGCAGCTTTTTGCGCACAGCAAAGTCTTTGTCGTGCAATGGGTCGAACGCCTCGCCGCGACCTAA
- a CDS encoding helix-turn-helix domain-containing protein produces MSAIKILNPKEIRKQLGMNQQEFWSKIGVTQSGGSRYESGRNMPKPVNELLRVVHLEGIDLAQLRKEELQAIQYLRQNQPELLEEIIEKAEAMD; encoded by the coding sequence ATGTCGGCAATTAAAATTTTAAATCCCAAAGAAATTCGCAAACAACTCGGGATGAATCAGCAAGAATTTTGGAGCAAAATTGGCGTTACGCAAAGCGGTGGCTCACGCTATGAAAGCGGCCGTAATATGCCAAAGCCAGTCAATGAATTATTGCGCGTAGTGCATTTAGAAGGCATTGATTTAGCCCAATTGCGTAAAGAGGAATTACAGGCCATTCAATATCTACGCCAAAATCAGCCCGAGTTATTAGAAGAAATTATCGAGAAAGCCGAAGCAATGGATTAA
- a CDS encoding alpha/beta hydrolase — protein sequence MDTLKLNWNGLDLIGSAHIPAGASDAVLMLHGFTGSRIEFTYLFVDLSRQWEAQNLASFRFDFPGCGESDGEFAQMTVAQQIAVTEFLITQLRVLYPQLRLHVLGFSMGGLVALHTLARAPRDLLAAVTSLCAIAPALNITEVVPQQAAAIAKPLPHGGFDLLGMEVGMPLLSELASFDAWARLDQIMLPLLIVHGELDAVVPVADSAALAQQIAGASFAQIDAADHVFAQIGHRRLLANTVAQWVISQAT from the coding sequence ATGGATACCCTAAAACTGAACTGGAATGGCCTCGATTTAATCGGTAGCGCCCATATTCCCGCTGGGGCCAGCGATGCGGTGCTGATGCTGCATGGCTTTACGGGTAGCCGTATCGAGTTTACCTATCTGTTTGTCGATCTGTCGCGCCAGTGGGAGGCGCAAAATCTGGCGAGTTTTCGCTTTGATTTTCCCGGTTGCGGCGAAAGTGATGGTGAATTTGCGCAGATGACGGTGGCGCAGCAGATCGCGGTGACTGAGTTTCTGATTACGCAATTGCGTGTGCTGTACCCGCAGCTGCGCTTGCATGTGCTGGGCTTTAGTATGGGCGGCTTGGTGGCTTTGCATACTTTGGCGCGTGCACCGCGTGACTTGCTAGCGGCGGTGACTTCGCTGTGCGCGATCGCGCCGGCGCTCAATATTACCGAGGTCGTGCCGCAGCAAGCGGCTGCTATCGCCAAGCCTTTGCCGCACGGTGGGTTTGATTTACTGGGGATGGAGGTTGGTATGCCTTTGCTGAGCGAGCTGGCGTCGTTTGACGCATGGGCACGGTTGGATCAAATCATGCTGCCGCTGCTGATTGTGCATGGCGAGCTCGATGCGGTGGTGCCGGTAGCGGACTCGGCGGCGTTGGCGCAGCAGATTGCGGGGGCGAGCTTTGCGCAGATAGATGCGGCCGATCATGTGTTTGCTCAGATCGGGCATCGGCGGTTATTGGCCAACACTGTGGCACAGTGGGTGATCTCGCAAGCGACATAG
- a CDS encoding IS4 family transposase, with protein MQQLLHSLEFRSRHRQRPQDFTRNTTFTFPRVAGILLAGLQQSLQVEVDQFFDHLDLPDGRLPNDDAFRMARKKLKESAYIELRDQINHDLPSDLAQRWHSWRIIAADSTTLYLPNHADIRKPEHFNVYDGANAPPYSLARAAALCETSTGLILCADLDADRVSERELLLRQLPILKQDDLLVLDRGYPAHWLFALLLERQQAFCMRLYSSSYNPLVTAFARSDRMSEVITITPNRAQYKSFNTHGIAIKPFKIRLVKVILQSGMIEILATSLLNEVQYPHAEFAALYHRRWRIEEAFRNLKCRLKLEQFGGETPLAVRQEFHAAILLHNLASLACEDALRALPAEQQALFHANLSYAASQLRHQLPRLLSDPKRFGALFDKIIVLLIKQVERLRPDRSGPPRNPSRIKPRYHRAYK; from the coding sequence ATCCAGCAGTTACTTCATTCTCTTGAATTTCGTTCCCGCCACCGTCAACGCCCGCAAGATTTCACTCGCAACACCACTTTTACCTTTCCACGCGTAGCGGGCATTTTGCTCGCTGGACTTCAGCAATCTTTGCAAGTCGAAGTCGATCAGTTCTTTGATCATTTGGATCTGCCTGATGGCCGTTTACCCAATGACGACGCCTTTCGAATGGCGCGTAAGAAGCTCAAAGAGTCTGCTTATATCGAGCTGCGCGACCAAATCAACCATGATTTACCAAGCGATTTGGCTCAACGTTGGCATAGCTGGAGAATCATTGCCGCCGACTCAACCACTTTGTATTTGCCCAACCATGCAGATATTCGCAAGCCTGAACACTTCAATGTTTATGATGGCGCAAATGCGCCCCCTTATTCCTTGGCACGTGCTGCCGCCTTGTGCGAAACCAGTACTGGATTGATTCTGTGTGCGGATCTTGATGCCGATCGCGTCAGCGAGCGTGAGCTGCTGCTCCGGCAGTTACCCATCCTCAAACAAGACGATTTATTGGTGCTTGATCGAGGCTATCCTGCGCATTGGCTGTTTGCCTTGCTGCTTGAACGCCAACAAGCGTTTTGTATGCGACTCTATAGCTCGTCCTACAATCCACTGGTCACCGCCTTTGCGCGCTCAGATCGGATGAGCGAAGTCATCACCATTACACCTAATCGAGCGCAATATAAGTCCTTCAATACTCATGGTATTGCCATTAAACCCTTTAAAATCAGGCTGGTTAAGGTGATACTTCAGTCGGGTATGATCGAAATACTGGCCACATCGCTCTTAAATGAAGTGCAGTATCCTCACGCGGAATTTGCCGCGCTCTATCACCGTCGTTGGCGAATTGAAGAGGCATTCCGCAATCTCAAGTGCCGCTTAAAGCTGGAACAATTTGGTGGTGAAACCCCACTGGCTGTACGACAGGAGTTTCATGCCGCCATTTTGTTACATAATCTGGCGAGTCTAGCTTGTGAAGATGCATTGCGAGCATTGCCTGCAGAGCAGCAGGCCTTATTTCATGCCAATTTAAGTTACGCCGCTTCGCAACTGCGACACCAGTTGCCTCGCTTGTTGAGTGACCCTAAGCGGTTTGGTGCCTTGTTCGATAAAATAATTGTCTTATTAATCAAGCAAGTCGAACGATTACGCCCCGATAGATCTGGCCCCCCACGCAATCCAAGTCGCATTAAGCCTCGCTATCACCGAGCCTACAAGTGA